GATCGGGGATGCTGCCGACGGTCTGGCAGTCCTCCTCCGGGTCCTCCCCGGGAGCGGCACGGGGCAGGAAGCAACAAAGCGGTAAGAGCAGCAACACCCACCGCTTGACGGTCACCGTGCTCCTCCCGGCCGACGCTCCTCGACTTGGACTCCCCCTGCCCATCGCTGGTTCCACGTTAACCGGGTGGTGGCTGCAGTTCCACGCCGAAGGGAACCTGGAGGAGCGCCAAGGCCCGTTCCGCCACCGCCTGTGGCGCGAGCAGGCGCATGCAGAGATGGTGGGTGCAGCGGGTCAGGTTGCACTCCAGGCACGGCAGGCGTGCCCGCACCCAGGCATGTGGGCCCGCGGGGGGCATCCAGGCCCGGGGGCTCGTGGGGCCGAAGACGGTGAGCGAGGGCGTACCCCGGGCCACCGCCAGGTGCTTCACGCCGGAGTCGGTGCTGAGAAGCAGATCGAGATGACCGAGGAGAGCTGCCAGCTCCTCGAGGTCGGTCGCAGGGGCGAGGGGTGCAGGGACGCGCATGTTGCGCTGCACCGCCTCCGCCGTCCCCCGCTCCCCCGGTCCCCAGAGGAGGACGAGGTGGCAGCCAGCGGCGGCGAGGCGGTCCGCGACCTCGGCCCAAGCGGCAGCTGGGTAGGTCTTTGCTTGCCAAGTGCCGGCAGGAGCCAGGCCGACCCGCGGCCGCCCCGGGAAGGTTGACTCGAGGTCTCGACGAAGGCGCTCTTCCACGGCGGGATCGGGAACGAAAACGAGAGAAGCATCGTCCGTGGTGGCGGCGGCGACGCCGCAGCGGGCGACGATGTCGAGGTTCACGCGGGCCCCATACTGCAGGGCGCGCTTGCCGCTGCGGTCGCTGTCCCGCGGCACCGGCAGGTTGTACAACCGCCCGCGCCCGCGCAGTGCGTAGCCGACGCGGTTGCGGGCGCCGGTCAGACGGGCCAGCAGCGCCGTGCGCGGCGAGCCGTGCAGGTCGAGGACGAGATCGAAACGCACCAGCGCCAGCTGCCAGGCGAGGCTCCACCAATCCCGGCGCCGCACCGGCCGCTGGCGTGGCAGGAGCCAGAGCCGATCCACGTGCGGGTTGCGGCGCAGCACCGGTGCGAGGATGTCGTCCACCGCCACGTGCAACGCCGCGGCGGGGAACCCGGCCTTCAAGGCCCGCAGCGCCGGCGTCACGAGCAGCACGTCGCCGAGGGCGCGGGGTCGCAAGACGAGAATGCGCTGCACCGGGCCGCGGAGCGGCAGCAGGGCCACTCCCTCGCTGCCGGAGACAGCGCCGGGATTCCCCTGCCGGTCGTCCCGCCTGCCGGCACGGTGTGGCGCGCGCACGGTCATGACACGCCGACTCCCGGTGCGATTTCCCGGAGCTGCTGCTCGACGCTGTCCACCTCCAGCGCCGCCATGCAGGCCCGCGTCGGGCAGAAGTCCCGATCGCAGTGGCTGCAATCGACGCCGGCGTGGAGGACGCGGAAGGGACCGAAGGCCGCGTAGGGGAACCAAATCTGCGGCACCGTGGGTCCGAAGAGCGCCAGCGTCGGCCGGCCGAGAGCGACGCTGCAGTGGGCGATGCCGCCGTCCACGGCGACCACCGCATCGGCGGCGGCCACCCAGGCGAGGAGCGCGCGCAAGGGCAACACCGGCAAACGCTGCACTGCCGGCAAGGCGGCCGCGAGGCTGGCGCTCAAGGCGGTTCGATGCGGTGCGGTGCTCAACACCACGTGGACATCCCGCCCCAGCAGACGCCGCGCGAGCTCGTGCGTGCGTTCCTCCGGCCATTCCTTCGCTCGCTGCGTCGCCCCCCAGTGCAAGAGCACGGTGGGTCGCCCGCGCGCTGCGGCGGCCAGCGCCGTTGCCGGCCCGGCCTTCTCCTCGCGGGTGAGATGGAGCTGCGGTCGTTCGGGCACCAGCGCCTCGACACCGAGCCAGGCGGCCGCGTCGAGGTGGTGTTCGAGGGCGCTCCGCCCGGTGGCTAGCACGCGCGCGTGGGTGTACAGGTGGCGGCG
The Candidatus Krumholzibacteriia bacterium DNA segment above includes these coding regions:
- a CDS encoding glycosyltransferase family 9 protein; translated protein: MTVRAPHRAGRRDDRQGNPGAVSGSEGVALLPLRGPVQRILVLRPRALGDVLLVTPALRALKAGFPAAALHVAVDDILAPVLRRNPHVDRLWLLPRQRPVRRRDWWSLAWQLALVRFDLVLDLHGSPRTALLARLTGARNRVGYALRGRGRLYNLPVPRDSDRSGKRALQYGARVNLDIVARCGVAAATTDDASLVFVPDPAVEERLRRDLESTFPGRPRVGLAPAGTWQAKTYPAAAWAEVADRLAAAGCHLVLLWGPGERGTAEAVQRNMRVPAPLAPATDLEELAALLGHLDLLLSTDSGVKHLAVARGTPSLTVFGPTSPRAWMPPAGPHAWVRARLPCLECNLTRCTHHLCMRLLAPQAVAERALALLQVPFGVELQPPPG
- a CDS encoding glycosyltransferase family 9 protein, with product MNDAKLAAAAARLDDGGKLLVTRLRYIGDVVLSLPLVQVLRRAFPRAAIHYLAEPVPLEILRRHPDLDRLWCAARGRRGTWNTVTALRRERFAAVIDLFANPRSALLVRASGAPVRIGEARRSRRHLYTHARVLATGRSALEHHLDAAAWLGVEALVPERPQLHLTREEKAGPATALAAAARGRPTVLLHWGATQRAKEWPEERTHELARRLLGRDVHVVLSTAPHRTALSASLAAALPAVQRLPVLPLRALLAWVAAADAVVAVDGGIAHCSVALGRPTLALFGPTVPQIWFPYAAFGPFRVLHAGVDCSHCDRDFCPTRACMAALEVDSVEQQLREIAPGVGVS